The DNA region CGCCAACCGTACGGTGAACCCGGTCCCCTCGGTGGCCGGGGCCGCACCGGCGACGTCGGGGGCGCCGGGCGACGACGGGGCCGCCGGCTGCGTCGCCACCTCGGCGGCCGTCGGTGCACTCACCAGTCGACCGTAGTGCACCTGCTGGGCGAGCTGCACCGCAGGTTAGCGCTCCGCGTGGTGCGCGATGACCTCGCGGGCGAGCTGGCGGTAGTTGCGGGCACCGGACGACGCCGGGTCGAGGCTGGTGATCGGCGCGCCGGCGACGGTCGACTCGGGGAACTTGACCGTCTTGGTGATCACCGTCTGGTAGACCTTGTCGCCGAACGCCTCGACGACCCGCTGCAGCACCTGCCGGCAGTGCGTGGTGCGGCTGTCGTACATGGTCGCCAGGATGCCTTCCAGCTCCAGGTCGAAGTTGAGCCGTTCGCGGACCTTGTCGATGGTGTCGAGCAGCAGCGCCACGCCGCGCAGGCTGAAGAACTCGCATTCGAGGGGGATCAGCACACCGTGCGCCACGGTCAACGCGTTGATCGCCAGCAGACCGAGTGACGGCTGACAGTCGATCAGGACGAAGTCGTACTCCTTGCGGATCGACTTGAGCACCCGGGCCAGCGCCATCTCCCGGGCGACCTCGTTGACCAGCTGGATCTCGGCGGCCGACAGGTCGATGTTGGCCGGCAGCAGATGCAGCCCGGCCACGTCGGTC from Solwaraspora sp. WMMD791 includes:
- a CDS encoding AAA family ATPase, with the protein product MAGNSDRAEAWTSTLREQQAGLDLSAELGPADPTAYTTRKPIPEPMPTDRHGPARVIAMANQKGGVGKTTTTINLGAALAEYGRKVLLVDFDPQGALSVGLGVNPHNLDLSVYNLLMQDDVTAEDVLIKTDVAGLHLLPANIDLSAAEIQLVNEVAREMALARVLKSIRKEYDFVLIDCQPSLGLLAINALTVAHGVLIPLECEFFSLRGVALLLDTIDKVRERLNFDLELEGILATMYDSRTTHCRQVLQRVVEAFGDKVYQTVITKTVKFPESTVAGAPITSLDPASSGARNYRQLAREVIAHHAER